A stretch of the Bordetella genomosp. 8 genome encodes the following:
- a CDS encoding AraC family transcriptional regulator: MFDQESDPAVSAPPDDAHPGDVVSELLLGMRLFGIQYRRMQFAPPFGVEFAAAAGRAQFHFIARGTAFLRTDSGALHRLKAGDAVLLPHGRAHELLSDPERAARDIASFDTQKLCETVCAVLDSGEACDHAHDALIFSGCMAFDLGGMHTLVASMPEVMRVDTLLDRYPEILPMLEAMARESCEERAGYAGILARLADVVSAFIVRGWVECGCGDAKGWVEALRDPRLGRAIVAMHREPGRDWTVAELAERMGSSRSVFAERFLAVTGMTPVRYLTELRMRLAAQWLRDGRMSIEGAAYELGYGSQAAFSRAFKRIVGHTPGAARGVSLTQ, from the coding sequence ATGTTTGATCAAGAATCCGACCCGGCCGTAAGCGCCCCGCCAGACGATGCCCATCCTGGCGATGTCGTCAGCGAACTGTTGCTGGGCATGCGCCTGTTTGGCATCCAGTACCGCCGGATGCAGTTCGCGCCTCCTTTCGGGGTGGAATTCGCGGCTGCCGCGGGGCGCGCGCAGTTTCACTTCATCGCCCGAGGGACCGCTTTCCTGCGTACCGATAGCGGCGCCCTGCATCGCCTGAAGGCGGGCGACGCCGTGCTGCTGCCGCATGGCCGCGCGCATGAGCTGCTTTCGGATCCGGAGCGCGCGGCACGCGATATCGCCAGCTTCGATACGCAGAAGCTTTGCGAAACCGTGTGCGCGGTGCTGGACAGCGGCGAAGCCTGCGACCATGCCCATGATGCCTTGATTTTCAGCGGCTGCATGGCGTTCGATCTGGGCGGCATGCATACCCTGGTGGCGTCCATGCCGGAAGTCATGCGCGTCGATACGCTGCTGGATCGCTATCCCGAAATCCTGCCCATGCTGGAAGCCATGGCGCGCGAATCGTGCGAAGAACGCGCGGGCTATGCGGGCATCCTGGCGCGGCTGGCCGATGTGGTTTCCGCTTTCATCGTGCGCGGCTGGGTGGAATGCGGTTGCGGCGATGCCAAGGGTTGGGTGGAAGCGCTGCGCGATCCGCGCCTGGGACGCGCCATCGTGGCCATGCATCGCGAGCCCGGGCGCGATTGGACGGTGGCGGAGCTGGCGGAACGCATGGGCAGTTCGCGTTCGGTATTCGCCGAACGCTTCCTGGCGGTCACCGGCATGACACCGGTGCGCTACCTGACGGAACTGCGCATGCGGCTGGCGGCGCAATGGTTGCGCGATGGCCGCATGTCGATCGAGGGCGCCGCCTATGAATTGGGATATGGATCCCAGGCGGCATTCAGCCGTGCGTTCAAGCGCATCGTCGGCCATACGCCAGGCGCGGCGCGCGGCGTAAGTCTCACGCAGTGA
- the mnmE gene encoding tRNA uridine-5-carboxymethylaminomethyl(34) synthesis GTPase MnmE translates to MSPIPSVPIAAIATAPGRGGVGIVRVSGASLAELVRRLFQRELTPRHAHLLPFKTEDGETLDEGLALFFPAPHSYTGEDVLELQGHGGPAVLRRVLQLCLDGGRDMGLRIAEPGEFTQRAFLNGRIDLAQAEAVADLIEATSVAAARGAMASLSGVFSEKVNALADRIVHLRMLVEATLDFPEEEIDFLEKYQARPLLDALSADLRAIIAQTRQGVILREGLHVVLAGRPNVGKSSLLNALAGDEVAIVTPIAGTTRDKVVQEIHLDGVPLHIVDTAGLRETDDPVESIGIQRTWQEIERADVILHLLDATAVDEEALDAGISARLPADTPVLKVVNKIDLLAATPAADAVLPISARTGAGLDTLRKALLDIAGWNPGAESPWLARERHLRALNQAEEHLTIAAGHAAMDDRVLDLFAEELRLAHESLSSITGEFTSDDLLGEIFSRFCIGK, encoded by the coding sequence ATGTCCCCCATACCCTCAGTGCCCATCGCGGCGATCGCCACGGCACCCGGCAGAGGTGGCGTGGGCATCGTGCGCGTTTCCGGTGCATCGCTCGCCGAACTGGTGCGTCGCCTGTTTCAGCGCGAGCTGACACCCCGCCACGCGCATCTGCTGCCATTCAAGACCGAGGACGGCGAGACCCTGGACGAAGGCCTCGCGCTGTTCTTTCCGGCGCCGCATTCCTACACCGGTGAAGACGTCCTCGAACTGCAAGGGCACGGCGGTCCCGCCGTGCTGCGGCGCGTGCTGCAACTGTGCCTGGACGGCGGCCGCGACATGGGATTGCGCATCGCCGAGCCCGGCGAATTCACGCAGCGGGCATTCCTGAACGGACGCATCGATCTGGCGCAGGCCGAAGCGGTCGCGGACCTGATAGAAGCCACGTCCGTCGCCGCCGCGCGCGGCGCGATGGCTTCGCTGTCGGGCGTGTTTTCCGAAAAGGTGAATGCCCTGGCCGACCGCATCGTGCACCTGCGCATGCTGGTGGAAGCCACGCTGGATTTTCCCGAAGAAGAAATCGACTTCCTCGAAAAATACCAGGCCAGGCCGTTGCTGGACGCCTTGTCCGCCGACCTGCGCGCCATCATCGCGCAGACGCGCCAGGGCGTGATCCTGCGCGAAGGCCTGCACGTCGTTCTTGCCGGCCGGCCCAACGTGGGCAAGTCCAGTCTGCTGAACGCGCTGGCCGGCGATGAAGTCGCCATCGTCACCCCCATCGCCGGTACAACACGCGACAAAGTGGTGCAGGAAATCCATCTGGACGGCGTGCCGCTTCACATCGTGGACACCGCGGGCCTGCGCGAAACCGACGATCCGGTGGAAAGCATAGGCATCCAGCGCACGTGGCAGGAAATCGAACGCGCCGACGTCATCCTGCATCTGCTGGACGCCACGGCAGTCGACGAAGAGGCACTGGACGCAGGCATCTCGGCCAGGCTGCCGGCGGACACACCGGTGCTGAAGGTCGTGAACAAGATAGACCTGCTCGCGGCGACGCCGGCGGCCGACGCCGTGCTGCCCATCTCCGCCCGCACCGGCGCTGGCCTGGACACGCTGCGCAAGGCGCTGCTGGACATCGCGGGCTGGAACCCTGGCGCCGAATCCCCCTGGCTGGCGCGCGAGCGCCACCTGCGCGCCTTGAATCAAGCCGAAGAACATCTCACCATCGCGGCCGGCCACGCCGCGATGGACGACCGCGTACTGGACTTGTTCGCCGAGGAACTGCGGCTGGCGCATGAAAGCCTGTCATCGATCACCGGCGAATTCACCAGCGACGACCTGCTCGGCGAAATCTTCTCGCGCTTCTGCATCGGCAAGTGA
- a CDS encoding ABC transporter substrate-binding protein: MSRWFTRAVAGGFTAMAMALGAHGSAVARDLVVGLKTEPSSLDPQYHSLTPNTQIALTIFDPLVAADNQLKPRPALAESWTVDGNVWTFKLRPNVKFSDGTPFTADDVVFTFDRVPKVPNSPSPFTLYLKDVAKTEAVDPLTVRITTKGPSPLLLPNLGQLPILSKKAASGAAPEGKTTTELNAGDGLIGTGPYKFVSWKRGAELVLARNDNYWGKKPVWDKVVYKPMTNAASRVAALLAGDVDMIEDPPTDDLPKLKSDKNLYVQQTPSVRVMYIAMDQFNEVSPGITDAEGKPLAKNPMKDMRVREALSLAIDRKAIEDRVMGGVSKPAGNLLPYPMFGASKTYAEAPKADVNKAKKLLADAGYAQGFNITLGAPSGRYINDSKVAQAIASMWSRIGVKTNVEASAPPVFFKNRDSYKYSAYLAGWSVTSGEMSNALGSLAVTSDPAKGLGTTNRGRYSNPAMDKLYMEAATTMDDAKRAELLSKAADMVMADYGLLPVHFELSVWAMKKDIRYAGRSDQMTEAQDVTLKQ, from the coding sequence ATGTCTCGTTGGTTTACCCGCGCCGTTGCTGGGGGTTTTACCGCCATGGCGATGGCCCTTGGCGCGCACGGCAGCGCCGTGGCCAGGGACCTGGTGGTCGGTCTCAAGACCGAACCCAGTTCGCTCGACCCCCAATATCACTCGCTGACGCCGAACACGCAGATCGCGTTGACCATTTTCGATCCGCTGGTGGCTGCCGACAACCAACTCAAGCCGCGTCCCGCGCTAGCGGAATCGTGGACGGTGGACGGCAATGTATGGACGTTCAAGCTGCGTCCCAATGTGAAGTTCTCCGACGGCACGCCGTTCACCGCTGACGATGTGGTGTTCACTTTCGATCGCGTGCCCAAGGTGCCCAACAGCCCCTCGCCGTTCACGCTATATCTGAAGGACGTCGCCAAGACCGAAGCGGTCGATCCCCTGACGGTGCGCATCACCACCAAGGGTCCTTCGCCGCTGCTGCTGCCCAACCTGGGCCAGTTGCCCATCCTGTCGAAGAAAGCCGCGTCCGGCGCCGCGCCGGAAGGCAAGACCACGACGGAGCTGAACGCCGGCGACGGCCTGATCGGCACGGGCCCGTACAAGTTCGTGTCGTGGAAGCGCGGCGCCGAACTGGTCCTGGCGCGCAACGACAACTACTGGGGCAAGAAACCGGTGTGGGACAAGGTCGTCTACAAGCCCATGACCAATGCGGCCAGCCGCGTGGCCGCCCTGCTCGCGGGCGACGTGGACATGATCGAGGATCCCCCGACCGACGACCTGCCCAAGCTCAAGTCCGACAAGAACCTGTATGTGCAGCAGACGCCTTCGGTGCGCGTGATGTACATCGCCATGGACCAGTTCAATGAAGTGAGCCCCGGCATCACCGACGCCGAAGGCAAGCCCCTGGCCAAGAATCCGATGAAGGACATGCGCGTGCGTGAAGCGCTGTCGCTGGCCATCGACCGCAAGGCCATCGAAGACCGCGTGATGGGCGGCGTTTCCAAGCCGGCGGGCAACCTGCTGCCCTACCCCATGTTCGGCGCGTCGAAGACCTACGCCGAAGCGCCCAAGGCCGACGTCAACAAGGCCAAGAAGCTGCTGGCCGATGCCGGGTACGCACAGGGTTTCAACATCACGCTGGGCGCGCCGTCGGGCCGCTATATCAACGACTCCAAGGTGGCGCAGGCCATTGCATCGATGTGGAGCCGCATCGGCGTGAAGACCAATGTGGAAGCCTCGGCGCCACCGGTGTTCTTCAAGAACCGCGACTCCTACAAGTACAGCGCCTACCTGGCTGGCTGGTCGGTGACCAGCGGTGAAATGTCCAACGCGCTGGGTTCGCTGGCGGTGACGTCGGATCCGGCCAAGGGCCTGGGCACGACCAACCGTGGCCGCTATTCGAATCCCGCGATGGACAAGCTGTACATGGAAGCGGCGACCACCATGGACGACGCCAAGCGCGCCGAACTGCTGTCCAAGGCGGCCGACATGGTAATGGCCGACTACGGCTTGCTGCCCGTCCATTTCGAACTGTCCGTATGGGCGATGAAGAAGGACATCCGGTACGCGGGCCGTTCCGACCAGATGACCGAAGCGCAGGATGTCACGCTGAAGCAATAG
- a CDS encoding ABC transporter permease, producing the protein MLATIIRRLLQTVVVMLVMSALVFGGIYLVGDPVSMMASPDATEIERAAIRQSLGLDQPLWHQYLIFVGKAIHGDFGNSFLTGEPAMRLILDRMPATMELAVVAMLMSLLIGIPLGIRAGLKPNAAGSRAIMTGSVLGFSLPNFWVGLMLIMIFAVTLGWLPASGRGPTVSLGGLRLSILTPGGWANLILPAATIALAKCATIIRITRAATREALPMDYIKFARAKGLSESRVMRVHLLKNILIPIVTVAGLEFGQVVAFAVVTESVFSWPGMGKLLIDSIINLDRPVVVAYLLLIVFFLVMLNLVVDIIYTVLDPRVRLDGRR; encoded by the coding sequence TTGTTAGCGACCATCATCCGCAGGCTGCTGCAGACCGTCGTCGTCATGCTCGTCATGTCGGCGCTGGTCTTCGGCGGCATCTATCTGGTCGGCGATCCGGTGTCCATGATGGCCAGCCCGGACGCCACCGAAATCGAACGCGCGGCCATACGGCAATCGCTGGGGCTGGACCAGCCCCTGTGGCACCAGTACCTGATCTTCGTCGGCAAGGCGATCCACGGCGATTTCGGCAATAGCTTCCTGACCGGCGAACCCGCCATGCGGCTGATCCTGGACCGCATGCCGGCCACCATGGAGCTCGCGGTCGTGGCGATGCTGATGTCGCTACTGATCGGGATACCACTGGGCATCCGCGCCGGGCTCAAGCCCAATGCCGCGGGCTCGCGCGCCATCATGACGGGATCGGTGCTGGGTTTTTCCCTGCCCAATTTCTGGGTCGGGCTGATGCTGATCATGATCTTCGCCGTGACCCTGGGCTGGCTTCCGGCCAGCGGCCGCGGCCCGACGGTGTCGCTGGGCGGCTTGCGCCTGAGCATCCTGACGCCGGGCGGCTGGGCCAACCTGATCCTGCCGGCGGCCACCATCGCGCTCGCGAAGTGCGCCACCATCATACGGATCACGCGGGCCGCCACGCGCGAAGCGCTGCCCATGGACTACATCAAGTTCGCGCGCGCCAAGGGCCTGTCGGAATCGCGCGTGATGCGCGTGCATCTGCTGAAGAACATCCTGATTCCCATCGTGACGGTGGCCGGGCTGGAATTCGGCCAGGTGGTGGCGTTCGCGGTGGTGACGGAATCGGTGTTCTCCTGGCCTGGCATGGGCAAGCTGCTGATCGACTCCATCATCAACCTGGACCGCCCCGTGGTGGTGGCCTATCTGCTGCTTATCGTGTTTTTCCTGGTCATGCTGAACCTGGTGGTGGACATCATCTACACCGTTCTGGACCCGCGCGTACGATTGGACGGACGACGATGA
- a CDS encoding ABC transporter permease, with the protein MTTTTTPQGTGAPATPAVKEAGPWRRFAEDFFASKLATLGLVVLVAMILAVLLAPWIAPQNPYDIGNLDIMDSKLPPLSENGAGDMHYWLGTDGQARDMLSAILYGLRTSMMVGCISVFFAFVIGATVGLVAAYFGGRVDALLMRIADIQLSFPSILVALILLSILGTGVDKVIIALIVVQWAYFARTARGAALVERGKEYVEAARCMSLGSWRILRRHLLPNCMPPLIVVATIDLAHAIALEATLSFLGVGVPVTEPSLGMLISNGFEFLMSGRYWISFFPGVALAIAIIAINLVGDHLRDVLNPRNAN; encoded by the coding sequence ATGACGACAACGACGACACCCCAAGGGACCGGCGCGCCCGCGACGCCGGCCGTCAAGGAAGCCGGCCCGTGGCGCCGCTTCGCGGAAGATTTTTTCGCCAGCAAGCTGGCCACGCTGGGCCTGGTGGTCCTGGTGGCCATGATATTGGCGGTGCTGCTGGCGCCGTGGATCGCGCCGCAAAATCCCTACGACATCGGCAACCTGGACATCATGGATTCCAAGCTGCCGCCGCTGAGTGAAAACGGTGCCGGCGACATGCACTACTGGCTGGGCACCGACGGCCAGGCGCGCGATATGTTGTCGGCGATCCTGTACGGCCTGCGCACCAGCATGATGGTGGGCTGTATTTCGGTGTTCTTCGCTTTCGTCATCGGCGCCACGGTGGGCCTGGTGGCGGCCTATTTCGGCGGCCGTGTCGATGCGCTGCTGATGCGCATCGCCGATATCCAGCTGTCCTTCCCGTCCATCCTCGTGGCGCTGATCCTGCTGTCCATATTGGGTACCGGCGTGGACAAGGTGATCATCGCGCTGATTGTCGTGCAGTGGGCATACTTCGCGCGCACGGCGCGCGGCGCCGCGCTGGTCGAACGCGGCAAGGAGTACGTCGAGGCCGCGCGCTGCATGTCGCTGGGATCGTGGCGCATCCTGCGCCGGCATCTGCTGCCGAACTGCATGCCGCCGCTGATCGTGGTCGCCACCATAGACCTTGCCCACGCCATCGCGCTGGAGGCCACCTTGTCCTTCCTGGGCGTGGGCGTGCCGGTGACCGAACCTTCCCTGGGCATGCTGATATCCAATGGCTTCGAATTCCTGATGTCCGGCCGCTACTGGATATCGTTCTTTCCCGGCGTGGCCCTGGCCATCGCGATCATCGCCATCAATCTGGTCGGCGATCATCTGCGCGACGTGCTGAACCCGCGCAATGCGAACTAG
- a CDS encoding ABC transporter ATP-binding protein — translation MQGGRDTSAPVLDVAGLRTHFYTRAGVVKAVDGVDLRLGQGEILGLVGESGSGKSITGFSLIGLIDEPGRIVDGSIRFDGRELRGAPPAQMRALRGNDIAMIFQDPMMTLNPVLRVDTQMIEAIQAHRRMDRAAARTRARDVLAMVGIPSPEERLRAYPHQLSGGMRQRVAIAIALLNAPRVIIADEPTTALDVTIQGQILYEVQKLCRETGTALLWITHDLAVVSGLADRIAVMYAGRVVETGSTADVIGRPLHPYTHGLMMSIPTPGTRGHDLASIPGMTPSLLKLPQGCAFRTRCPRATETCLQEPQSVEWRPAHWVRCWHAGEPEAL, via the coding sequence ATGCAGGGCGGCCGCGACACGTCGGCGCCGGTACTGGACGTCGCGGGCCTGCGCACGCACTTCTACACCCGTGCCGGCGTGGTCAAGGCCGTAGACGGCGTGGACCTGCGGCTGGGCCAGGGTGAAATCCTGGGCCTGGTCGGCGAGTCGGGATCGGGCAAGAGCATTACCGGTTTTTCCTTGATCGGCCTGATCGACGAGCCGGGCCGTATCGTGGACGGATCCATCCGCTTCGACGGCCGCGAGTTGCGCGGCGCGCCGCCCGCGCAGATGCGGGCGCTGCGCGGCAACGACATCGCGATGATTTTCCAGGATCCGATGATGACGCTGAATCCCGTCCTGCGCGTCGATACGCAGATGATCGAGGCGATCCAGGCGCATCGCAGGATGGACCGCGCGGCGGCCCGCACGCGCGCGCGCGACGTGCTGGCCATGGTGGGCATCCCGTCGCCGGAAGAACGGTTGCGCGCGTATCCGCACCAGCTGTCGGGCGGCATGCGCCAGCGCGTGGCCATCGCCATCGCATTATTGAACGCGCCGCGCGTGATCATCGCCGATGAACCGACCACCGCGCTGGACGTGACCATACAAGGGCAGATCCTGTACGAGGTGCAGAAGCTGTGCCGCGAAACCGGCACGGCGTTGCTGTGGATCACCCATGACCTGGCCGTGGTATCGGGGCTGGCGGACCGTATCGCCGTCATGTACGCGGGACGCGTGGTAGAGACGGGCTCGACGGCCGACGTCATCGGGCGTCCGTTGCATCCCTATACCCATGGTTTGATGATGTCCATCCCCACGCCGGGAACGCGTGGGCACGATCTGGCTTCGATACCCGGCATGACGCCGTCGCTGCTGAAACTGCCGCAGGGCTGTGCCTTTCGCACGCGCTGTCCGCGCGCCACCGAGACCTGTCTGCAGGAGCCCCAGTCCGTGGAATGGCGCCCCGCGCATTGGGTGCGTTGCTGGCATGCCGGCGAACCGGAGGCGCTATGA
- a CDS encoding ABC transporter ATP-binding protein — MSTQSTPILSLRGAEMRFVQPVDLAGRIANLFGAGLRKTVVHAVAGVDLDVMPGEVIGVVGESGCGKSTLGRMISGILPPTAGTIAYAGQPVAGMDDKQRRAYELGVQMIFQDPYASLNPRMRVEEIIGEAPMVHGLVSRRDRKAYVAELMRQVGLDPAYAQRYPHQFSGGQRQRIGIARALGLKPRVIVCDEAVAALDVSIQAQVLNLFAQLRRELDLTYLFISHNLGVVGHISDRVAIMYLGRVVELAPTDQVFKRPNHPYTQALLKELPTLNPERRSFKPIQGELPSPLAPPPGCTFHPRCPHAMDRCRQERPVLREIAPGQLSACHLNDLPAAVARPVDFHASPVAMQS; from the coding sequence ATGAGCACGCAATCGACACCCATACTTTCGCTGCGCGGCGCCGAGATGCGTTTCGTGCAGCCCGTCGACCTGGCGGGCCGCATCGCCAACCTGTTCGGCGCCGGCTTGCGCAAGACGGTGGTGCATGCCGTGGCCGGCGTCGACCTTGACGTGATGCCGGGCGAAGTCATCGGCGTGGTCGGCGAATCCGGCTGCGGAAAGTCCACGCTGGGCCGGATGATCAGCGGCATCCTGCCGCCGACCGCGGGCACCATCGCCTACGCCGGCCAGCCAGTGGCCGGCATGGACGACAAGCAGCGGCGCGCCTACGAGCTGGGCGTGCAGATGATTTTCCAGGACCCGTATGCGTCGCTGAACCCGCGCATGCGCGTGGAAGAAATCATCGGCGAAGCACCCATGGTGCACGGCCTGGTGAGCCGCCGCGATCGCAAGGCCTATGTCGCCGAACTGATGCGCCAGGTGGGGCTGGATCCCGCCTATGCGCAACGCTATCCGCATCAGTTTTCCGGCGGGCAGCGGCAGCGTATCGGCATTGCGCGGGCGCTGGGGCTCAAGCCCAGGGTCATCGTTTGCGATGAAGCCGTGGCCGCGCTGGACGTGTCCATCCAGGCACAGGTGCTGAACCTGTTCGCGCAGCTGCGCCGCGAGCTGGACCTGACGTATCTGTTCATCAGCCACAACCTGGGGGTGGTCGGGCATATCTCCGATCGTGTTGCCATCATGTACCTGGGCCGCGTCGTCGAACTTGCCCCCACCGATCAGGTGTTCAAGCGCCCGAATCACCCCTATACGCAGGCCTTGCTGAAGGAATTGCCCACGCTGAATCCGGAACGGCGCAGCTTCAAGCCCATACAGGGCGAATTGCCTTCGCCGCTGGCGCCGCCGCCTGGCTGTACCTTCCATCCCCGTTGCCCGCATGCGATGGACCGATGCCGCCAGGAGCGTCCAGTGCTGCGCGAGATCGCGCCCGGGCAGTTGAGCGCCTGCCATCTGAACGACCTGCCCGCCGCCGTGGCGCGGCCGGTCGATTTCCACGCCAGTCCCGTCGCCATGCAGAGCTGA
- a CDS encoding N-formylglutamate amidohydrolase, translating to MRTTDQPFEPYIRIEPRAAALPLVCDSPHSGVIYPADFGYAVEAKVLRTGEDTHVDELWQGIPDVGGTLILAQFPRTYIDPNREPDDIDPALLAGPWPDAIHPSEKSRIGHGLIWSKAGGRPIYDRKLAVEEVRHRIRAYHQPYHAALGRDIEAAYKQFGAVWHLNLHSMPSDSYEVLRVPGDRQLADFVLGDRDGTTCEPELVDVVEHSLRASGYTVARNDPFKGVALIARLGKPAQRRHSLQIEIHRGQYMNEQTFEKNEKFPAMQAALTKAAQDVAQYIQRQL from the coding sequence ATGCGCACCACAGACCAGCCTTTCGAGCCCTACATCCGCATCGAGCCGCGCGCGGCGGCCTTGCCGCTGGTCTGCGATTCGCCGCACAGCGGCGTGATCTATCCCGCGGATTTCGGCTATGCCGTCGAAGCCAAGGTGTTGCGTACCGGTGAAGACACGCACGTGGACGAACTGTGGCAGGGTATCCCCGACGTGGGCGGTACGCTGATCCTGGCGCAGTTTCCGCGCACCTATATCGATCCCAACCGCGAGCCCGACGACATCGATCCCGCGCTCCTGGCGGGGCCATGGCCCGATGCGATCCATCCTTCGGAAAAAAGCCGCATCGGGCACGGATTGATCTGGAGCAAGGCCGGCGGCCGGCCGATCTACGACCGCAAGCTGGCGGTGGAAGAAGTGCGGCATCGTATCCGGGCCTATCACCAGCCTTACCATGCCGCGCTCGGTCGCGACATCGAAGCGGCGTACAAGCAGTTCGGCGCGGTGTGGCATCTGAACCTGCACTCGATGCCATCGGATTCGTATGAAGTACTGCGGGTGCCTGGCGATCGTCAACTGGCGGATTTCGTGCTCGGGGACCGCGACGGCACCACATGCGAACCGGAGCTGGTGGACGTGGTCGAGCACTCGCTGCGCGCAAGCGGCTACACCGTGGCCCGCAACGATCCCTTCAAGGGCGTTGCGCTGATCGCCCGCCTCGGCAAGCCCGCGCAGCGGCGCCACAGCCTGCAGATCGAGATCCATCGCGGGCAATACATGAATGAACAGACGTTCGAAAAGAACGAGAAATTCCCGGCCATGCAGGCCGCACTGACCAAGGCGGCGCAGGACGTCGCGCAATATATTCAAAGGCAACTATGA
- a CDS encoding M20 aminoacylase family protein: MKTLDEIERAHGELTAIRRDIHAHPELAFEETRTSSLVAEKLRGWGIEVHTGFGKTGIVGVLQGNGGKGRTIGLRADMDALPMPENNRFAHKSTISGRMHGCGHDGHTAMLLGAAQYLSQHRDFAGTVVFIFQPAEENGNAGARAMMQDGLFDKFPCDAVFGIHNMPGMPVNEFGIRPGPTMASSNRFTITIKGVGGHAAQPHKTVDTIVIASEMVGVLQSVVSRTRNPLDTAVLTVTQIHAGDSFNVIPAEAVIRGTVRTYTTEVLDLIEDTMRRIATTLPQVYGGSGELDFVRAYPPLVNWEKETEFAAQVAEAAFGKDSVNRAVPPFMGAEDFSFFLEKVPGCYIFLGNGEGDHRLESYHGMGPCTLHNPNYDFNDALLPVGATYWVKMVETFLKQA, from the coding sequence ATGAAAACCCTGGACGAAATCGAGCGCGCGCATGGCGAGCTCACGGCGATACGCCGCGATATCCATGCACATCCCGAATTGGCTTTCGAGGAAACCCGTACGTCGTCGCTGGTCGCGGAAAAGCTGCGCGGCTGGGGCATCGAAGTCCATACCGGCTTCGGCAAGACGGGCATCGTAGGCGTGTTGCAGGGCAATGGCGGCAAGGGCAGGACGATAGGCCTGCGTGCGGATATGGACGCGTTGCCCATGCCGGAGAACAACCGCTTCGCCCACAAGTCGACGATCAGCGGCCGCATGCACGGCTGTGGCCATGATGGCCATACCGCCATGCTGCTGGGCGCGGCGCAATACCTGTCGCAGCATCGCGACTTCGCCGGTACCGTGGTGTTCATCTTCCAGCCCGCCGAGGAGAACGGCAACGCCGGCGCGCGCGCGATGATGCAGGATGGGCTGTTCGACAAGTTCCCCTGCGACGCGGTGTTCGGCATCCACAACATGCCGGGCATGCCCGTGAACGAGTTCGGGATCCGTCCCGGGCCGACCATGGCGTCCAGCAATCGCTTCACCATCACCATCAAGGGCGTGGGCGGCCATGCCGCGCAGCCGCACAAGACGGTCGATACCATCGTGATCGCGTCGGAAATGGTTGGCGTGCTGCAAAGCGTGGTGTCGCGCACCAGGAACCCGCTGGATACGGCGGTGCTGACGGTGACGCAGATCCATGCGGGCGATTCCTTCAACGTGATCCCGGCCGAAGCCGTCATCCGCGGCACGGTGCGTACCTACACCACCGAAGTCCTCGACTTGATTGAGGACACCATGCGACGCATCGCCACGACGTTGCCGCAGGTGTACGGCGGTTCGGGCGAACTCGATTTCGTGCGCGCCTATCCGCCGCTGGTGAACTGGGAAAAGGAAACCGAGTTCGCGGCACAGGTCGCGGAAGCGGCATTCGGCAAGGACAGCGTAAACCGCGCGGTGCCGCCTTTCATGGGCGCGGAGGATTTCTCCTTCTTCCTGGAGAAGGTGCCGGGCTGCTATATCTTCCTGGGCAACGGCGAAGGCGATCACCGGCTGGAGTCGTACCACGGCATGGGTCCGTGCACGCTGCACAATCCCAATTACGACTTCAACGACGCGCTGCTGCCGGTGGGTGCGACGTATTGGGTCAAGATGGTGGAAACCTTCCTGAAGCAGGCCTAG
- a CDS encoding winged helix-turn-helix transcriptional regulator, with product MTSALPGSATTSDQPPSAASAGSLSERLLRGDLLAADCPSRDVLKHVTSRWGVLVLITLEQRMHRFSELKRTIGGVSERMLAQTLQWLEADGLVDRKAYQVVPPHVEYRLTPLGLECAEKVRLLADWIEVNLPRIQAANGAANEAVRAASARTTP from the coding sequence ATGACCTCCGCGCTACCCGGCTCAGCCACAACGTCCGATCAGCCCCCATCGGCGGCGTCGGCCGGTTCGCTGTCCGAACGCCTGCTGCGCGGCGACCTGCTCGCCGCCGATTGCCCGTCGCGCGACGTCCTCAAGCACGTCACCAGCCGGTGGGGCGTGCTGGTCCTGATCACCCTGGAGCAGCGCATGCATCGATTCAGCGAACTGAAGCGCACCATCGGCGGGGTCAGCGAACGGATGCTGGCGCAGACCCTGCAGTGGCTGGAAGCCGACGGGCTGGTCGACCGCAAGGCCTATCAGGTCGTGCCGCCGCACGTCGAATATCGGCTCACCCCGCTGGGCCTGGAATGCGCGGAGAAAGTGCGTCTGCTGGCGGACTGGATCGAAGTCAACCTGCCACGCATACAGGCCGCCAACGGCGCAGCGAACGAGGCCGTCAGGGCTGCATCCGCACGCACCACACCTTGA